One Phaseolus vulgaris cultivar G19833 chromosome 11, P. vulgaris v2.0, whole genome shotgun sequence genomic window carries:
- the LOC137835342 gene encoding uncharacterized protein has product MAEIDHSRVEDAMSAELRVARKEASDLRQKLHLLAQEKIELESKLVPYRLKVADLEASIKADAAKVENLEKRSVDREVLLEKVEKERNDAVAELAEAREENKRTVAELAQAREESKKVAEDLVQAREKTEELKKRADELEQQTEGLKKQNEELELSSAQVLAAGFDATLEQIACQYPELDLSMVSLYNEVVDGKIVPSED; this is encoded by the coding sequence ATGGCGGAGATTGATCACTCAAGGGTGGAAGACGCCATGAGTGCCGAGCTGAGGGTtgcacgcaaggaggcctccgatctacgccagaaactgcacctcctagctcaagagaaaatcgagctggagagtaagctggttccctaccgactcaaggtggctgacttgGAGGCATCAATAAAAGCGGATGCGGCCAAGGTAGAgaacctcgagaaaaggtcggttgatcgggaggttctccttgAAAAGGTCGAAAAGGAGAGGAACGACGCCGTGGCTGAGCTCGCCGAAGCTAGAGAGGAAAACAAAAGAACTgttgcagagctggcccaggcgcgggaggaaagcaaaaaggttgctgaagacctcgtTCAAGCTCGTGAGaaaactgaagaactgaagaaacgagctgacgagctagaacagcaaaccgaggggctcaaaaaGCAAAACGAAGAGCTCGAactgagctccgcccaagtcctcgcTGCTGGGTTCGACGCCACCCTGGAGCAAATCGCCTGCcagtaccccgagctcgacctctccatggtatCACTAtataatgaagtggtggatgggaagatcgtgccttctgaagattag